A segment of the Candidatus Cloacimonadota bacterium genome:
CTCCGGCATTTTTCGAGAATAATGAAAGCATTTCCAAACTGGGAAAATTAATCCGTGGTTATTTTGCCATGGATACACATCATATTCAGTTCAATGTGGTAACTGCTGAAACCTTGAAAAAAGCTCAAAAACATCCCGAACAATATCGTGATCTTATCGTGCGGGTTGCCGGTTATAGCGATTATTTCAACGATCTGGGAAAAGACTTGCAGAACGAGATAATCAGAAGGACAGAGCAGGGAGTGAATTCCTGAAGATTCCCCTCTGGAGAGGGGTGCGGCTTTAGCCGTGGGGTGTGTTAACCTTCGCAACAGTTAGCAATAGACAGATCATCAAACTTAGCGCTTTTGCGAACTTGGCGGTTATGCCAATTCTGAGAAGAAAGCTTATCAGATTTTTTTTTATTGCCAGATAATTCGCCCGAAATTTCTTAAAATCAAATATATTTCAGGAGAAAAAGATGAAGGTAAATGATAAAATTTCTGCCCTTCGAGATTTGATGAATGAACATGGATTTTCGGCCTATATCATTCCCAGTTCCGACGCCCATCTTGGTGAATATGTGGCAGAACACTGGCAGGCGCGCCAATGGATTTCCGGTTTCACCGGTTCGGCGGGAACGGTTGTAGTTACGTTGGAAAAAGCCGGTTTATGGGCAGACGGACGCTATTTTATTCAAGCAGAAAATCAGATAAAAAACACAGAAATCGAACTCTTCAAGATAGGCATCCCCGGCTTTCCAACTTATACAGAATGGCTTTTGCAGGAATTACAGGAAGGAGACGAAATCGGCATCGACGGCTCGGTTTTCAGTGTGAATGATGTAAAAAACATGCAGCAGAAATTTGATAAAAAAAACATATCTATCATTTCCCATTATGATCTGATCGCTGAGATCTGGCAGGATCGGCCTTCCCTTCCCACTTCGCAGGTTTTTCTGCATGATGTGAAATTTGCCGGCAAATCCCGCAAAGAAAAGATCGAAATGATCCGAGCTAAAATGAAAAAACAAAATCTGGATTATCACCTTTTTACTTCCCTGGATGACATCGCCTGGACATTCAATATTCGAGCTAACGACATCAAATACAGTCCTGTTTCGCTTGCCTTTGCAGTTATTGGCTTAAATTCAGCACATCTTTTTATCGATAAGAACAAAATTAAGAATATAGACCTTAACAATGTTGAAATTCACACCTACGAAAAAATCACCGAATTCCTTTCCAATCTTGAACCGGAAAAATCCATTTTGATCGATCCCAACAAGACAAATATAAAACTGAAAAACGCCATCCCGAAAGATTGTAAAATAATCGAAAAACCACACATCTCAACCCTGCTGAAATCCATCAAAAACGAAACCGAAATTGCCAATCTGAAGAAATGTCAAATTCGTGACGGCGTGGCGATGGTGAGATTTCTGTATTGGCTGGATAGCAACATCGGAAAGATCAAAATCACCGAAATGAGCGCTGCTGAAAAACTGGCTGAGATCAGAGCGAAAGACGAAAATTTCGTTGATCTCAGTTTTAATTCCATTTCAGCTTATATGGCAAACGCAGCCATGATGCATTATGCGCCTTCCCACGAAAATGAAACGGAACTGAAACCGGCAGGTTTTTATCTCATCGATAGCGGCGGCAACTATCTGGACGGCACCACTGATATCACTCGAACGGTTTGTTTAGGAAATATCTCGCACGCTATGAAACGTGATTTCACTTTAGTTCTGAAATCTCATATTGACCTGAGTCTGGCACATTTTCTGGAAGGAGCTACTGGCGCAAATTTAGATATTTTAGCACGTCATCCCATGTGGCAGGAAGGCCTGGATTACAAATGCGGAACTGGTCATGGAGTCGGTTATTTTCTCAATGTTCACGAAGGACCGCAAAATTTCAGTCAACGCCTGATAAATGTTCCCATAAAACCAGGGATGACAACCACCAATGAACCAGGAATTTATAAGGAAAATGAATATGGAATCCGCACAGAAAACACACTTCTTTGCGTAGAAGATCAAAAAACTTATTCCGGTCAATTTTATAAATTTGAAGTTATTTCCTTCTGCCCTATCGATATTCGAGCGATCTTACCTGAAATGCTGAATGAATCACAAAATGAATGGCTAAACAACTATCATAATAAAGTTTATAAAAAACTGAACTCCTATCTAACCAGCGAAGAAAAA
Coding sequences within it:
- a CDS encoding aminopeptidase P family protein, with translation MKVNDKISALRDLMNEHGFSAYIIPSSDAHLGEYVAEHWQARQWISGFTGSAGTVVVTLEKAGLWADGRYFIQAENQIKNTEIELFKIGIPGFPTYTEWLLQELQEGDEIGIDGSVFSVNDVKNMQQKFDKKNISIISHYDLIAEIWQDRPSLPTSQVFLHDVKFAGKSRKEKIEMIRAKMKKQNLDYHLFTSLDDIAWTFNIRANDIKYSPVSLAFAVIGLNSAHLFIDKNKIKNIDLNNVEIHTYEKITEFLSNLEPEKSILIDPNKTNIKLKNAIPKDCKIIEKPHISTLLKSIKNETEIANLKKCQIRDGVAMVRFLYWLDSNIGKIKITEMSAAEKLAEIRAKDENFVDLSFNSISAYMANAAMMHYAPSHENETELKPAGFYLIDSGGNYLDGTTDITRTVCLGNISHAMKRDFTLVLKSHIDLSLAHFLEGATGANLDILARHPMWQEGLDYKCGTGHGVGYFLNVHEGPQNFSQRLINVPIKPGMTTTNEPGIYKENEYGIRTENTLLCVEDQKTYSGQFYKFEVISFCPIDIRAILPEMLNESQNEWLNNYHNKVYKKLNSYLTSEEKTWLEEMTKPIS